The Paraburkholderia acidisoli genome contains a region encoding:
- a CDS encoding helix-turn-helix transcriptional regulator, which yields MHKHTDTLPLVGLSRWDQIAPFVGVSRETWRKRCLEGRAPKPIQLTLRCTVWKNEEVHCWLGDPVGYRVPSVADVGTDA from the coding sequence ATGCATAAGCACACCGACACTCTGCCGCTTGTGGGTCTTTCGCGCTGGGACCAGATTGCGCCGTTCGTCGGCGTTTCTCGTGAGACTTGGCGCAAGCGCTGTCTGGAAGGGAGGGCGCCTAAACCGATCCAGCTGACCTTGCGTTGCACCGTGTGGAAAAACGAGGAGGTGCATTGCTGGCTGGGCGATCCGGTCGGGTACCGCGTCCCGAGCGTCGCCGACGTTGGAACCGACGCTTGA